In Cryptomeria japonica chromosome 1, Sugi_1.0, whole genome shotgun sequence, the sequence ATGTACCCTTCAGCCtgttcagcacgggcccgatacatatccttctcagctgttatctcttcaagttgcctgagtatATTCTGCATTGAATatttgaattcttctttttcttgctccttagtggctcgtccaatggggatagtcgtgatgctataatctgccagtgtgatCTGATCTGCTGGCGGGGTGGCGATGTGAAGGGTgcagttcctttgctcatctttggtcactctagaatacgccttgggctttttcttccccttagctttagcttggtctatgcgtgagaagatgtcctctagaTCAATAGGCagtttggtggcggccttgcgctggtctctggcaattaaccattcttgaggcaCTGTTTGGGCTGATGATATGGTTAAGTCTGTATTCTGTTCTTTGAGGTTTTCAGCCGACTTGTCACCAATTTGCAGCTGTTTTGTTACCGGAGGGGTGGggaaggtgccaagttccttactTGCGGTTGAACTTTCTCCCATTTCACTGAACAGTTGTCTGGCGCCTtcgtgtgatggttgctcttcGGTCCTTTCGCGCTCACTGGTCTCCTTtgccctttgctctccttcaacagtaGAGTCATCTTTGGCCATATTGTGGAGCAACAATTCATGGCGGCTCTattgggtgggttcatgcacttcgataccttgaatggatggaatctctccttcctctattgGGTTACCCAATTGGGTTGATTCAATGGCTCTTAGCTCAGCTTCTAGCACGTCGGGTGCGGGAGGATCATCAGTTCCAAACGCATCAATGTCACTTtgagaaggcggagcaggtatataatctaattccactacatcattggacgaactggggtcctttgacgatgaagtgacctctagtctccttataggaatcttttcccttctcGTTCTCTTGGACCTCCGAGTCCCTCtacaagccttagccttctttctcttcacaggtttctcaatttcttctctggGTGCACTAGACGTTCCTTCTTCTTCGGAAGATTGAGAATCGAGGCTACCCATTAGGTGGTatgtgaactggactccctcatgaattagcCTCTCAATCTGCTGATGTAACCATTGGTCTGAGtatcttgctggggctgccatgactgcctcaaaatcagtgattgggtcctgggaccaatcaacgcctggcaaaaggtgccttactgcctcaaattctcggACCTGGAGGCAATTCCTTGAATCTGTGAGTTGATTTGGGACCTGGCGGTATTCAAAGAGctgcatttgctgcacactcagcctggAATATTCACGTGTCCGGACTTTGTAGTCATCAAAGCAATTTTTTCAATAGTCTTCAACGgattcctttgctctgtatcgCCTGCCATAGCCTCTCTTCGCCAGATTATCGTGATCGAAATATTTTCTCggaaaatggtcctgtaggccataagaggctagctctgCGAGGGATTCCTCCGCTAGGGTGGGGGTCTTCAGGTGGACATCCTGGTTTCCTATGATCATGGGGAATGCAAATCCTGCCTGCTTGCTCTCTCTGAGTAAGATGCCGGCcagacgtgactgccttgcgagctccataagaactactttgtcggttgggtaccgtggaagtcggagaggggcatcgaatataggagaaccttgggaactggatgaaccaggctccatacctctgtactagaatagtagcttgctctgagagccttatttgtaatcctccctgcattagtctgaccaggcgcattgtgaaggcatcattgacgtgctcatattggccaactgcataagctgggcttctcttttctctctaagctatatcttggtaatgcagttgcaggtaacaatcatagacctttacctgaccaggcccattcccgatttcacctttcattatcaaacctggcagcgactggttcttggcgaacatgtagaccaaataagaggtcatagtgaagtatttctttgtttcaagctctatcagctgagtgtggatgttgtcccCTATGATGTGGGCctagtcaaacttagacttcccagcgaagacttgctctataaaataaaacatccactcttcaaagtagttagatttaggaagtcccataactcggctgagtaatgtgaccatatccccatgctcattatgaaaatcacttctaggggtctttttcacaattctggcgcttggaagccttctctccttgtaccactcttcgttgatcagtgccttgcatcgggccggattcatatcatatgccccctgtgcttcatctatagtcgtggccgtgggattgtttgggaagggaatgttgaatgcgtcgccaatggcctcaggagtgaaattGGTGATGGTCatgttctcgaggagcaccaatctggaatttGGCTGATAGTGCTGGGCGgcctctaccactaactcatagttcTGTACTGTTGGAGGAAATCCCGCCgcctgggcgatgccactttccaccatctgtctaggcttgccatatgcgttaggggagaagacccgattcctgaagtcctggATGTCGATATGGCCTAGGTCGGCATCACTGATATTGTCCCAGTCTCCCAGAcgctctgaacttttgactccctcaatcctcctctttgatactgatacttcatcctttcaactttgcATAGGATATTTGATTTGGGTGCTCGCGATGTCTCGGTTGCAgcaggcgtctttgatgattctactgctgatttaggcatttatcctgcacagccggatgcggattacgaggcgaTACAAAAGAAGTAAGGTGGGTTAGATAGAGAATACTCCAGCATTCGAGGATTAGTTCAAAATTTAGATTAGAAACGGAGCGACATTTCTAGTTGAAAGCTTGATTGATTTGAACCAAAGTATTCATGAAGCTTTTGATCGCAAATTTACACTTaagcattttggatttattttcaaTAGGGACAGAGCTCgaaaaattctcctaagtttgaaaatgcaatttctggttaAACCTTAGGAGCAGATTCTAAATTTTGACTGCTTTGCACAACGTTTTACAAGCGAAAAAGATGTAGATTTCGaaaatttaagcattttaatcagatTTCACACATAGGTCTATTTGATTTATAAGCATTTTAGACGATCAAGAAAGACAGAGCGTACTTACCTGACGAAAACGGATGGCGAGGAATTGCCTGACCTTGCTGCGTAAAGATGAATGGACAATTCTGCAAATttttgaatcccaacggttatctCCTTAATTCAAATTTTCGCGGTTGCTGTTTGAAAGGAATTTATCATTTTTAAACTGTTTTACCTTGGGCAATTGGTAATCTGAACTTGAGTGTGAATGGTTTGCAGTTTTTTACCTTGAATGCAAAATGCGCGAAATTGGCTCTGTCTCCCTTCCAAAATTGGACGTGATCCTCCTTTACATGAAGTTCGGCAGTATGGAGAGGGTTTATGGCGTTTTGAAAACTTCTTACAGCGCGActctggaggtttgaagagctcctgcaaattttaaaatcctaacactCATCCCCTTTTTGGTGAATTTCGGAGAATGGGGGGGGTTTATCAATTTCGAATTCCCTATATTTGGGCCCGTGCGTTGCGATTTTCGGAGAAGTAGGGGACTTTGGAATTTCAACTGCGTTTTATCTTCCAACTTTGGACCCTTTGGCGAACATGGAGGCCTTTCCAAAACTTAAACTTCGTTTTATCTAACCGTAAGGGCGAACTTCGGACTATTTAACGCTTCTTGCAAGTTATACAAACCTCGGAGCTATGGCGTCCTTCGCGATTTTCGTGTCTTTGGCGAATTTCGGAGTTTTAAGCGTTTTTGTTTACTAAGGCGTTTTCGGACTATTAGCATGATTTTGCAAGTTTTGAAGATTTCGTGATTTGAAAGACTCCGGAGCATTTAGATGTTTTTGTGAACTGAAAGGTGATTTTCGGACCATTTGACACTGTTTGCAACTAAAAACAAACTTCGGACCCTAAGCACCATTTCTCAAATTTTAGGAATTTCGCACCCTTTAGCATGCATGAAATTTTGCGATTTTTTGGGCTCTCTTGGCGAATTGGTAGAATTTCGGACTATTTGCACATTTTCACAACTTTTTAAAAACTTCGGACCTAGGCCCATTTTCGCAAATTTCAGAGTGTTTTAGATGTTTTCCAAATTTCGGACCATTTGGGGTCTTTTGCAAACTTTTCCAAATTTTTAAATTTCGGTCCCAGGGTCCAAAATTGGATGCCTTAAGTGAAATTTGGACCTCTGGGGGCTTTTGCAACTTTTTAAAATACTTGGGAACCTTAACCACCCTATTGCGAATTtatacaaaattttgaatttcGGCCCCAAGGTCCGAAATTGGATATTTTAAAGTGAAATTTGGACTATTTAGGAGTTTTTGCAATTTGAAGGTAAATTTTGGACCATTTGCCATttttgggaaattttgaattttttgaaatttaaccCCAGGGTCCAAAATTCGGCCCCCTGGGCGATTTTAGCAATCTTAAGTGAAATTTCAGACCTTGTGTCAGTTTTCGCTAGATTctacaaattttggattttggatcagTTTTTTGGAATTTTAAGGCATTTGGGCAAGCTTTGCAACCTTAGTATTTTGGCCAAGAAATTCGCCCCTTCTTCACCAGCAGGCAAAAATCATCCTTTATTCAAATCCCACAAACATCTCGGAGACAAACCTTATGCAATTCATCTCATCGCTCTCAGGCGAAAAATGACAATTTTGGGTCCTCGTGCGACCTTCAGATGCACTATtcttgcttggcgggcttcgccaTCCTCTATCATCTTACGCCCTTTCACGGCGATTTTTACAATTTCGGACAAACTTTTAACGTTCCTGCCCAAGGGCTAGACTAGCCTAATGGATTCATTGGCTCTTTTCTTTGACATCATCACTTCATGGACCATTCGCGGGCTTGCTTGGAAGGACGCGAGACACTTTGCGCGAAACTTAACAAGGCGAAGACGAAAGGCTCAAAAATAGGAAGGGGGAACCTGTCGgcaacagggagcgtgtgcaacgcacaacaatcTGCAACAGTGCTTTCTTCTTTAATTTTCTATGATGCTGATCACAATTTCATCACAAAAAATCACAATCTCCTTATTCAAATCTGCACATCAACTCCTCCTTCAATCTACTACTAATCTAATAAAATTCTGCTCCAAATGTATCTCAATTTATTCTTTATACTCTGTTTATGAACTGCTCAAAAGAGATCTGTTCTCTTCTTCATTATCTCCTTCTCACTCTTCTGGTGTATGCACTTTATCTTCCTTATTCTCACAACACCCCCCACTCAATCTCCTTTCTAACCTCTATATGCATCTTTCCTTCTAAAGGTTATACTCAAAGATTAAGAGACACAAATTTTGTTTATTACCTAAACCACCCTTTGTTAATCCTCAATACTTTTTAATTTCTTCAATCTTCTAATCGCATCTTTTCATGAAATTGACTTTTTCCTTCTGTTTATTAGATCAGGTTTTATAACTCCATCCCTCTTAATCAATCACTACTCTTTATTTCCTTAAACACAATTAAATTGAATTCATTACACCTTTTGGATATTGACccattatgcttcttttattataATGAGGTGCTACCCTTGAATCATAATCGCATCTTTTGATTTGTGTAATCACTGCCTCTTAATGGTATTAACATTACCATTCATAACATTAATTAATTGCTGCATATCACTTATAGTATAATCGTTTCTTTAATACTTTTAATGTATCGAGCAAGATATTATTTTGCTGTCTATTGTTCAAGTCAGCAACTTCTGAGGAAACAGTCCTGCCACGTtgctttatcatttgtcaataaaatTGCTGAATAATAATCAATGTGATTGCTTTGAGAGATTAGTTGCTTTTGTTTGTTGACAAGTGTAATTGCTGCAATACCTTGACTCGCTGCTCTCCATAATAAACTCTTTTAAAGATCACTAGCTATGTGAAAGCTGGCCATCCTGGTCATCGTTTTCTTCATTATTGCTACATATAAAATCGATGCTCCATATATTCAATCGCTGCCACACATTCGAATGAAGTTTTAAATTTATAACTTGGCTTAAAAAGTTACAATCCAATTTTGAGGGTTTTGAGAAAATCTCTGTTTAGCTTCACGACTGGGTTTCCCTTTGCATCAAGAATAATTATTATTTGCCTGTCCACTAATCATGTCAGGCCTTATTTAATAGATTCACTTCCTAATTCAACAACTTCACTAAGAAATGACTTTCTATCATCCAATGGCATTTCAAAATCAGTATTACCAAACCCTTGAATTTGTTTCTTGTCATCTGGTAAACTTCTTTATCGCTGCACATTATGATATGATCACTTTCTTGAATTATTGTTTGCTCCTTCAATAATAGTGATCGACTATGAAGTCGGTAAATATATTAAGAATTGTAATTGCTAGTTCCTGCCATAAAGGAAGTTGACAATATTGCAAGAACACGGCCATGGTAAGTCGCTGTTTTGTGTTACTTTGAACATAATTCTGCCGACTTCAATACTTTACAAGGTCTCTATTCTTTATAAGCCTCCCATCAGTTGCTGTCTGTATGTTTATCAATAAAAAATTCCAATAGATACCCTTGTCCTCCTTAATAATTTTTGCTCATTCAGTCACAACTAAATTGTATCTCTCCCCTCTCCACATCCTCTATCAAACTGCTTCATATTCATCATTTAATAATCTTGATCATTCTTAATACATTGTCATCAAACCATTTGGTTTCAGTTGCATCAACTtcattataaagataatacaaggagctttctcaatGATAACAATACTTGACATAGTCTTGTTTGGGGACTGttatgacgttttcacacatcacctcattgcaaatggggacccaccTAGTTTTTgcttttctttaatgtttttcttGGCAATAGTTTCTTAGTTGTTAACCTTTTATTATTAGTGGAGGTTGGTTTTGTCAGTCCAAGATGAAGAGTTGAGGTCAGGTTGCTAGGAGATGTCGAAGTGGAAAAGTTGCAAATGTTGTCAGGAAGCAAGAAGTGGTCAAGTTGCAAGGGAAGTGGTTAAGTTGCAAGGGAAGTGGTTAAGTTACCAGGGTTTTTCAAGGTCAGTGTGTCTAGATGAGATCAAGTAACCCAATGATCATTGAAAGCTCAACTGGCAAGATTGTCTAGGTGAGCATGTCATTTGACATTTTGTGCAAACTAGGCTAGATGTTGTGCCCTAGGAAGTGTGACCTTAGGCTTACAAAATTCTCTTCCAATGATGACATACATctaaatagagaagaatgaaggcAATGGACTCATGGaagcttgaagaagaaaatttgactaagtcaaAATTTCGCTTAAGTCATGGTCCTGATCCTAGCTTGCTCACCAAGAGCAATTTGTGCAATTCGACCTAGGATTTGCACCCTCCATTTGAGAGAATATAACAATGCCATCATtttcctcatgtgaaaaaatgAGCATATAAAGTGTGCTTTGGGTTTGATTCAAGAAAATATCATCTTTGTGTCTTGGTAGGCAAGACAAAATTGTGCGAATGGACCCTAAAAGTGTGCCCATGCTAGAGAGGCAAGAATCACAAGATGATCTAAGGCATTGCTAGTAGGGGATCAAGATTGAAGAATTCGAGTGTGAAGACAAAATTTGGCTTAGTAAAGATTTTGCTCAAGCAAAGGACCTTTCCCTTAGCAATGAAGTTGTGTAAATGAAGGTGAAAAATGCACTCAAGCAAGAAGTTGTGCGAATGAAGGTGAAAAATGCACTCAAGCAAGAAGTTGTGCGAATGAAGGTGAAAAATGCGCTCAATCAAGAAGTTATGCGAATGAAGGTGAAAATTCACTCAAGCAAGAAGTGCGAATGAAGGTGAAAAATGCGCTCAAGCAAGAAGTTGTGTGAATTAAGGTGGAAAATGCGCTCAAGCAAGAAGTTGTGCGAATGAAGGTGAAAAATGTGCTCAAGCAAGAAGTTGTGCAAATGAAGGTGGAAAATGCACTCAAGCAAGAAGTTGTCCGAATGAAGGTGAGAAATGTGCTCAAGCAGGAAGTTGTGCAAATGAGGGGTGAAAGTGTGACCAGGCAAGGAGGTCAATTCAAGCATAATGTAACGTGTTGGAGAGCATGAGATGAAGTGTGTGAAGTTGAATTTGAACCTAGACCTAAATGCAACATACATGTCACACTTGAGTTTGTGATCGATTTTAAATTTGCTTCTTTGATTTGTAGCGTTTTGATTCAAGTTTATCTCTTTTGTAGGTCTGATTGCACGTGGATATGAAGGGATGCACAAGGATGCGAAACAAGCGTAAAAGGATTTAATCAAAGGCTATCAATGCAGTTAGCACCAAGTGGTCAAATCGGCGCTAGCATCAAGTGAATAACATTAAAAAGTCATACAAGCAAGATGATAGACTTCACAGCTTCATCTAAACAATTGCAACAGGATGAGGCTCTCAACATCTTTGAAGATAAAATGATTTTCTTAAGCAAGGCAAGTTAAACAATCAAAGCTAGAGGGTCAACTTGATTGTAACGATGCCATCATCATCACACCAAGCTTagagatgttgagtatcaagagatatctctcaactaCATACGCACATGATGAGGTATCAAGTCTGCAATGCAACCTGAGGTGGCATCCTTGTCATCACCAACCAATTAAAGaattccacatcagcatgtctagatgcaatgcacCTGACTCATTCAATGGAGGCACAAAATTCAAGATACATAACCTAattttctattggttcacattcaatgtGGAACATATGTCAaatcaaatgtaattttctcattggctgaaAAGGAGTTTgcgtaacaaaccctaattagggttttatcttgtaatcatggccattgattgtgaatcaatttgatctactcattgtaaagagctatctatatTAGGATCagttttctcatttgtaaagggttaataGAGAATAGTTCAATAGAAGGTAGATTATTAGCAGTTtgctagagtagagtaggaggaaaggagattgttgccaagactttgtaACAAGAAGCATgttattttcattgaagatatggtgaacttcatgtgttgattcaacatttgcatcttctctacttctcatttattttcatgttgattagatgaatggaagctATTGTGAATGATTTATGGTGAAATTTGCATATTCATACTATTAGTATTTGGTTGATTCTTAAGTACTTTGCATAGTCAATTGAATGCTAAGTTATATGAACTTAACTTCTATTGCTCCATTCATTGACACGCATTAAttttgatggtgtctatgttgttggtAGTAATTCGAATATCATTTgtttaccttagaagattgcactagctttgtggagttgttctctCCGTGTCAAAGCAAAgcctagttgagtttcaccaaaaCATTGTCCATTGTCCTTACATTCCTAGGTTTAGTTTAGTATCTCTCAAACCCCTAATCTTTTTGCATTTTTTGTCAAACAATCATTAGTAGTAGTAAGAAAACCATGTCATTGAAAATCATTTGAATTCAGATTCATTTTGTATTCCTTGTATGATTCATCTCTTAAGAACTAAGTTCCAGGGTTCGCCCCTGGGAAGCCCTGGTACGGGTCTgggttcgaccgggtccgtggtaTGGGTCCGGTTCGACccgggttcgaccagggttcgtaaaacccagggtgggttcgacccgggtcgaacccagtcgaacccggggtcgaacccagtcgaacccggggtcgaacccagtcgaacccgggcggaCCCAGTCGAACCCGCGTGGCTGGGCGGCCCAATAAGTTAAAaaacaaaccaatttttttttttttttcaattccgcctttaAAAAAGCGaaaattataacctaaaaaacacttctaaaacatcttattgacacatttcacctcatttgtgttgcaaacaaattttttatgagagcaggttgaagagaggttgaacaaaatttggcttccaagatcaaagaggaggagttgaagactgattttagaagcttcaacaagtgttgcagcatcatttccatacattttcaagcttccattggcagcaagaggtaggtttttaaacatttttttccaactatttttgtttcacaaattgtcaaacatgaaacttgaattttttttcattatttagtttttgtttttgaatatgtttattttatttcttgccataggaactagaatggcatctacatcttcctccattggcaatgaacaagtaattgcaaaacaaagaaatgatccaaattctcccttatggaaatatgtggacattataaaacaacttccgggaggtgggggattccgttggaaatgccatggatgtgatattgaacgtaatagttcatattatcgagtggtaggccatttgtgtggaataaaaggaagaggcatcaaaaaatgccctggcaaaaatggtaaacctataccagatgagatagtgatgaaatatattagggagcatgaggcggcagaagagagggaagcccgtagattgaaccaaaccgcatcaaagaaaacaaggggaatgcaaggcccttctaatcccagtattgtagtagaagaccaccccttctttgccacaaatgaacctcaaagtgaaccacccttgacacgtaaaagaacaaaagggcctttagaaaccgcattccaaaatgagagtagagacaatgctgatcaagatatagtaaggtgcatttatgcaaatggtttgtcattcaatgttgttcgctccccatattggaagcaaatgataaaaagtgttaatgaggcaccaagagggtataagggccccggttatgagaaggtatgtggaacattattggagaaagaggtgaagagggttgaagatgcattgaaacccataagggattcgtgggttgagacaggtgtaacaattgtttcagatgggtggaaagatgctaaaaaccgtcccttgatcaatgtcatagcggtgtcccctaaaggggcaatgtttttgagagctgtggattgtgagggccaaataaaagatggcgaatttattgcagaaattctcatctctgccattgagtctgtgggaccccgcaatgttgtccaagtcataacggacaatgcaaaaaattgtagagctgctggtttgttggttgagcaacgctatgatcacatcttttggacaccttgtgcggtacattcactcaatcttatgctacaaaggattgggcaaaaaataaaatggatcagagatgtgtatgcagaggctgaggacatccagatgttcatcacaaaccaccacatgtctcaagggatttttagaacctattcgaatttggagctattgaaggtaagtgaaatagtaatttaattttacattttctgatttttttgaattttcaatgttaataatatcattgtgtaagctatattgtgtattcttctttaaagtttggctttattttttaataatttggcattaatttgtgttataggttgctgagacccgttttgcatcaaacacaatcgtcttaagacgacttgtgaaagttagagtggcactatgcaatatggtgatcagcaccaattggactgtatggaagcaaagtagcactgagagggcaggaaaaattagggatagaatattggatgagaaatggtgggatcttgttacatatctcctaagtatcactgagcccatcatgagcatgattcgctatacagacatggataggccttgcataggtgagatttatgatggcattgattcaatgcttgaaaaaataaagttcactataaatgaaaaagagaatgatcctcaggagaaattcttcaaagaactggaattaattattgtagagaggtggaataagatgaccactcctttgcaccttcttgcctatgccttgacacctaagtactatagcaatcagtttcttgataaaccaggaaggattccaccatggagagatctagaagtatctgatgggtataaggcagcatttcttagactatatcccgatgatgatttgcgagatgttacaaatgagttcatagaattcgcaaatgggaatggtctaagtgttgatgcacttcgtcatagatccaagaaagatgctcatagctggtggtacttccatggcacatgcttccaacacctacaacccctcgctataaaagttttatcacaagtaagtttaattaattaaaaattttaaattacaagttttagtttatttatagtttactttgtcttcataggttgctagtaattttatttttattaatgtataactttaattgtttactttgtcttcataggttgctagttcatctgcttcagaaagaaattggagcacatactctttcatccactcagtaaagcgcaataggctgctatcaaaaagagcggagaatttagtatatgtgcattccaacctacgtcttctttcacagaaacaacatgactacacacaaggggaaacaaagatgtgggatatagagccagagcatactgatttggatgctcctggttctcagcttcttgcattgacatttgatgactcggaaattgagccaacttatagtgcaagtgcaagtggcattggctcatgtaatgtcaatgtcaatgaggatgaggaggaggaggaggaggaggatgaagaattagatgatccatttgatgattaaacttttaagtttatatttttgaaagttgaaacaatgatacttgaatattttgtcattttgatattaaacttgatgtatatgatgctattatcaattatggtatgatcatgatgctatgattacaagtttatgtttgttttgttgttcatatgatgctatgtgacatgcatattttaattcatgcttataggctttgatatatatatatataatatatatatatatatatataaatttacatgtttttgtactaacgaacccaaacgaacccaaaccccttttcaaaattttgccgtaccggcgtaccgggttcttcgaacccgaaccggaacccgaacccgaaccggcaacttagCTTAAGAACAATTTTGTAAGTCTCATTGGATTACcatcaatcacatcaaccattgagctatctACATGTCAA encodes:
- the LOC131876361 gene encoding uncharacterized protein LOC131876361, whose product is MASTSSSIGNEQVIAKQRNDPNSPLWKYVDIIKQLPGGGGFRWKCHGCDIERNSSYYRVVGHLCGIKGRGIKKCPGKNGKPIPDEIVMKYIREHEAAEEREARRLNQTASKKTRGMQGPSNPSIVVEDHPFFATNEPQSEPPLTRKRTKGPLETAFQNESRDNADQDIVRCIYANGLSFNVVRSPYWKQMIKSVNEAPRGYKGPGYEKVCGTLLEKEVKRVEDALKPIRDSWVETGVTIVSDGWKDAKNRPLINVIAVSPKGAMFLRAVDCEGQIKDGEFIAEILISAIESVGPRNVVQVITDNAKNCRAAGLLVEQRYDHIFWTPCAVHSLNLMLQRIGQKIKWIRDVYAEAEDIQMFITNHHMSQGIFRTYSNLELLKVSEIVI